TTGACCCGTTATGCCGACAAGGAACATGGCAGTGAAGGCGATGAAATACTTCCAGGCAATTCGGGTCATACCGGATCGAGCGATCATCAAGGGCGAATGGATTCAACATGTAGTCCGGTTTCCTGAAAGAGAGCACTGACAGCCGAATAAAGCGATAGGCTAGAATTGAAGAAACGGAAAACCGATACTTGCGGGTAATCTTATTGCCGGCTGGCGAAACCATACATAACGCATTTTTTGATAGAGGGTACGAGGCATGAAAGTCATCTATTTCGAAGACACTGACACGCTGTACATTAAGGTTCGCGGCAGTGATATCGCTGAGTCTAAAGACCTAGATGAGAACACTATTTTCGATATGGAAGCCAACGGTAACGTCCGCACTATCACGTTCGAGCATGCAAGCCAGCGCACCAATGTAAGCCGTTTGATTGTCGAAGGCATTGCGGCATAGCAATCCCATCAAGCTGATTGGGCTACGCTGTGCTCCGTCCAAAGGCTTAGCGGTTGTTAGGCATATACAGGTAGGTGGCAGTATGAGATTTAAAGGCGTTCACCACATTGAGTTTTCAGTGCTTAATTACGAGGAGTCGATCCGATTCTTCGATCAGATGTTCGGCTGGCTTGGATACAGGAGTTTTTGGACATTAGATAT
This sequence is a window from Nitrosococcus oceani ATCC 19707. Protein-coding genes within it:
- a CDS encoding DUF2283 domain-containing protein, with amino-acid sequence MKVIYFEDTDTLYIKVRGSDIAESKDLDENTIFDMEANGNVRTITFEHASQRTNVSRLIVEGIAA